Proteins encoded within one genomic window of Calderihabitans maritimus:
- a CDS encoding ArsJ-associated glyceraldehyde-3-phosphate dehydrogenase: MAVKVGINGFGRIGRMVFRAALNNPDVEVVAVNDLTDAETNAYLLKYDSVHGMLNAQVEAKDDQIIVNGQPVKVLSERDPKQLPWGELGVDIVVESTGLFRSKEQASAHLEGGSKKVIITAPAKNEDITIVLGVNEDKYDPANHHVISNASCTTNCLAPLVKVLHNNFGVKRGLMTTVHSYTNDQRILDQAHKDLRRARAAGESIIPTTTGAAKAVALVLPELKGKLNGFAMRVPTPNVSVVDLVAELEREVTVEEVNSALKAAAEGELKGIMAYTEEPLVSRDFNGNPHSSIVDALSTMVMEGTMVKAVAWYDNEWGYSNRVVELAAYIASKGL, encoded by the coding sequence ATGGCAGTAAAGGTTGGTATTAACGGTTTTGGTCGCATTGGGAGAATGGTCTTCCGGGCTGCTTTAAATAATCCGGACGTAGAAGTGGTAGCGGTAAACGACCTGACGGACGCGGAAACAAACGCTTATCTCCTAAAATACGATTCCGTACACGGTATGTTAAATGCCCAGGTTGAGGCTAAAGACGACCAAATAATAGTTAACGGGCAACCGGTTAAAGTTTTGTCGGAAAGGGATCCTAAGCAACTTCCTTGGGGGGAACTAGGTGTTGATATAGTGGTCGAGTCTACTGGACTGTTTCGTAGTAAGGAACAGGCTTCGGCTCACCTGGAAGGCGGAAGCAAAAAGGTTATCATTACGGCTCCGGCCAAAAATGAAGATATAACCATTGTTTTGGGTGTCAATGAAGACAAATATGATCCGGCAAACCATCATGTAATTTCTAATGCTTCATGTACTACCAACTGTTTGGCTCCGCTGGTTAAAGTTCTTCATAACAACTTCGGCGTAAAAAGGGGATTGATGACCACGGTTCATTCCTATACCAACGACCAGCGCATACTGGACCAGGCGCACAAGGATTTGCGCCGGGCCAGAGCGGCAGGCGAATCCATTATTCCTACCACTACCGGTGCTGCTAAAGCAGTGGCGCTAGTATTGCCGGAGCTTAAAGGAAAGCTGAACGGCTTTGCCATGAGGGTGCCTACACCTAACGTATCCGTAGTGGATCTGGTAGCGGAGTTGGAGAGAGAGGTCACCGTAGAAGAGGTCAACAGTGCTCTCAAAGCAGCCGCTGAGGGCGAACTTAAAGGTATAATGGCTTATACCGAAGAACCGTTGGTTTCTCGGGACTTTAACGGTAATCCTCACTCTTCCATTGTGGATGCCCTGTCTACTATGGTCATGGAAGGAACCATGGTAAAAGCTGTTGCCTGGTATGACAACGAGTGGGGCTATTCCAACCGGGTTGTGGAACTGGCGGCCTATATAGCCTCGAAAGGACTGTAA
- the gpmI gene encoding 2,3-bisphosphoglycerate-independent phosphoglycerate mutase, whose amino-acid sequence MLVILDGWGLREATGGNAIAQAHLPNYRYLKKEYPFTTLKASGEYVGLPAGQMGNSEVGHLNIGAGRVVYQELTRISRAIEDGTFFRNQVLLQAVEHAKRNKRALHLMGLLSDGGVHSHIRHLFALLDLARQHRLEQVFIHAFLDGRDVPPANAKEYFLALNEKLQETGLGSVATVMGRYYAMDRDKRWDRTEKAYRAMVAGEGLKAAMPLDALEAAYNRGETDEFVTPTVIVRENGNPVATVKPGDAVIFYNFRADRARQLTRAFVEKDFTAFDRPGGYLGVHFVCMTQYDVEIPAPVAFPPQNLINTLGEVLAKEGKRQLRIAETEKYAHVTFFFNGGVEEPNPGEDRILIPSPKVPTYNLKPEMSAYEVTETVLEKIRTGEYDVIILNFANPDMVGHTGIMEAAVKAVEAVDECIGRIWKAVRERDGILIITADHGNAEQMVDPETGESHTAHTDNPVPFILVSDEYKHARLKEGALKDIAPTLLQLLNISKPSEMTGESLLQEKYK is encoded by the coding sequence ATGCTGGTTATCCTTGACGGTTGGGGATTAAGAGAGGCAACCGGCGGAAACGCCATTGCTCAAGCCCATCTGCCCAACTACCGGTATCTTAAAAAAGAATATCCTTTTACTACCTTAAAAGCTTCCGGTGAATACGTCGGACTGCCGGCAGGACAGATGGGAAATTCGGAGGTAGGTCATCTTAATATCGGAGCAGGCCGGGTAGTTTATCAGGAACTCACCCGTATAAGCCGTGCTATTGAGGATGGCACGTTCTTTCGAAACCAGGTACTGTTGCAGGCGGTAGAGCATGCCAAAAGGAATAAGCGGGCCCTTCATTTGATGGGGCTTCTTTCCGACGGAGGAGTACACAGTCATATCCGCCACCTGTTTGCTTTATTGGACCTGGCCCGGCAGCACCGCCTGGAACAGGTTTTTATCCATGCTTTCCTGGACGGCAGAGATGTACCTCCTGCCAACGCTAAAGAATATTTTTTGGCTTTAAACGAGAAGTTACAGGAAACAGGCCTTGGTTCCGTGGCGACGGTCATGGGCCGTTACTACGCTATGGACCGGGATAAAAGGTGGGACCGTACGGAAAAGGCGTACCGGGCTATGGTCGCCGGTGAAGGATTGAAAGCTGCCATGCCCCTGGATGCGCTGGAGGCAGCTTATAATCGCGGGGAAACGGACGAGTTTGTTACACCTACGGTCATAGTACGGGAAAACGGGAACCCGGTGGCTACGGTCAAACCGGGAGATGCAGTGATCTTTTACAATTTCCGGGCCGACCGGGCCCGGCAATTAACCCGGGCTTTTGTAGAGAAAGATTTTACCGCTTTTGATCGTCCTGGAGGATATCTGGGGGTCCATTTTGTCTGCATGACCCAGTATGATGTGGAGATCCCAGCACCGGTTGCCTTTCCTCCCCAGAACTTGATCAATACATTGGGGGAGGTTCTGGCCAAAGAAGGGAAGCGACAGCTAAGGATTGCTGAAACGGAAAAATATGCTCATGTTACCTTTTTCTTTAACGGGGGTGTGGAGGAACCGAATCCGGGAGAGGACCGCATTTTAATTCCTTCCCCTAAAGTTCCTACCTATAACCTGAAGCCGGAAATGAGTGCTTACGAAGTTACAGAAACGGTTTTGGAGAAAATTAGAACCGGTGAGTACGATGTGATTATTCTCAACTTTGCCAATCCCGACATGGTCGGCCATACCGGGATCATGGAAGCAGCGGTTAAGGCCGTGGAAGCGGTCGATGAATGTATAGGGCGTATCTGGAAGGCGGTCCGGGAACGGGACGGGATTCTTATTATAACGGCCGATCACGGGAATGCGGAGCAAATGGTCGATCCTGAAACTGGTGAATCTCACACCGCTCATACGGATAACCCGGTGCCGTTCATACTCGTGAGCGACGAGTATAAGCATGCGCGCCTTAAGGAAGGTGCTCTGAAGGACATAGCGCCAACTCTTTTACAACTTTTGAATATAAGCAAGCCTTCCGAAATGACTGGAGAAAGTCTGTTGCAGGAAAAATATAAATAA
- a CDS encoding gluconeogenesis factor YvcK family protein, translated as MNAIKWLYPGLKIKRWLGLAFVGMFLTGIGLALVVAPRLIALLPTAKRFLGSGQTAPLAGGIILMLLGTFLFLTGFRRMVRSILAVMLPQNEGPIVEVVYQKRHLQKGPRIVAIGGGTGLSVLLRGLKNYTSNLTAIVTVSDDGGSSGRLRGELGILPPGDTRNCLVALADTESLMEKLINYRFDQGKGLAGHSLGNLLLAALTDITGGFDKAVKEIGKVLALRGRVLPSTLDNVVLCAELEDGTIVEGETRISSSRGRIRKVFLKPPDVAPLKEAIEAIEQADAVVLGPGSLYTSVLPNLLVRGLREALERTKAPIFYVCNVMTQPGETTGYTAYDHLKALVDHCGPGLVDYVVVNVAPIPRKLLARYREQGAYPVRVNRAALARQGVKVMEERLIDKSNLIRHDPDKLARCIIRQVLAGRNPAARLKILEHYLAERIREAKG; from the coding sequence GTGAACGCCATTAAATGGCTTTATCCAGGACTGAAAATCAAACGATGGTTGGGCCTGGCTTTCGTCGGTATGTTTCTGACTGGTATAGGGCTGGCCTTGGTTGTGGCCCCCAGGTTAATTGCCCTATTGCCGACGGCGAAGAGATTTTTGGGAAGCGGCCAGACAGCGCCTTTAGCCGGCGGAATAATTTTGATGCTGTTGGGAACTTTTTTATTTCTTACCGGCTTCCGCCGTATGGTTCGCTCTATCCTGGCGGTTATGCTGCCCCAAAATGAGGGCCCGATTGTGGAAGTTGTTTACCAGAAGCGCCATTTGCAAAAAGGCCCCCGGATTGTGGCGATCGGTGGAGGGACTGGTCTTTCCGTACTGCTGCGGGGACTTAAGAATTACACCAGTAATTTGACCGCTATAGTAACGGTTTCTGACGATGGCGGGAGCTCGGGGAGACTGCGGGGAGAATTGGGTATTCTGCCTCCTGGTGATACACGCAATTGTCTGGTAGCTCTGGCCGATACGGAAAGCTTAATGGAAAAACTGATCAATTACCGGTTTGACCAGGGAAAAGGTTTAGCCGGTCACAGTTTGGGTAATCTTTTGTTAGCAGCGCTTACCGACATAACGGGAGGTTTTGATAAAGCGGTAAAAGAGATAGGTAAAGTACTGGCCTTGCGAGGGCGGGTATTGCCTTCGACTCTGGATAATGTAGTTCTCTGTGCAGAACTTGAGGATGGAACTATAGTGGAAGGGGAGACCAGGATTTCTTCCTCCCGTGGCCGTATTCGGAAAGTATTCTTAAAACCTCCTGATGTTGCTCCTCTGAAAGAGGCCATAGAGGCTATCGAACAAGCGGATGCCGTGGTTTTGGGACCGGGCAGCCTTTATACCAGTGTCTTGCCTAACTTGTTAGTCAGGGGTTTAAGAGAGGCCTTAGAGAGGACGAAGGCTCCTATTTTCTACGTGTGTAATGTAATGACCCAGCCGGGAGAAACAACCGGTTACACTGCTTATGACCATCTTAAAGCCCTCGTTGACCACTGTGGTCCCGGGTTGGTGGATTACGTAGTGGTTAATGTGGCACCGATACCGAGAAAGCTTTTGGCTCGTTACCGGGAGCAGGGGGCATATCCGGTCCGGGTTAACCGCGCTGCTCTGGCCCGTCAGGGAGTAAAAGTGATGGAAGAACGACTGATAGACAAGAGCAACCTGATCCGTCATGATCCGGATAAACTGGCCCGGTGTATTATCAGACAGGTTTTGGCAGGCAGGAATCCGGCGGCCAGGCTTAAGATTTTAGAACACTATTTGGCAGAGAGGATCCGGGAGGCAAAAGGGTAG
- a CDS encoding phosphoglycerate kinase, which yields MEKLTVRDLDVAGKRVLVRVDFNVPLDEQRNITDDTRIRAALPTINYLRENKAKVILVSHLGRPKGQVKDELRLDPVAQRLADLLGQQVVKTDECIGEEPQRAIEAMEPGDVVLLENVRFYPGEEKNDPEFARALAQLADLYVNDAFGTAHRAHASTAGVAQFLPAAAGFLMEKEIEIMGKALSEPQRPFVAVIGGAKVSDKIGVIRNLLNKVDTLVIGGGMANTFLVAKGYSLGKSLYEADKLDLAQELMRQAEEQGVSLYLPEDLVIADRMAVDASSRVVAVDQVPEEWMALDIGPKTAERFSEAIRRAQTVIWNGPMGVFELEPFARGTEAVARAMAESPGTTIVGGGDSVAAVEKVGVSDRLSHISTGGGASLEFLEGKELPGVKALSDK from the coding sequence ATGGAAAAATTAACGGTGAGAGATCTGGATGTGGCGGGCAAAAGAGTACTGGTGAGGGTTGATTTCAATGTTCCTCTGGACGAACAGCGTAATATAACCGACGATACCCGGATTAGAGCAGCGTTGCCGACCATTAATTATTTGAGGGAAAATAAGGCTAAGGTTATTCTTGTTTCCCACTTGGGGAGACCTAAAGGCCAGGTTAAAGACGAACTGCGTCTGGACCCGGTAGCTCAGCGTTTAGCGGACCTGCTAGGACAGCAGGTAGTGAAAACCGACGAATGTATCGGGGAAGAACCCCAAAGGGCCATCGAGGCCATGGAGCCAGGCGATGTTGTGCTTCTGGAAAATGTTCGTTTCTATCCGGGAGAAGAAAAAAATGATCCTGAGTTTGCCCGGGCGCTGGCTCAACTGGCGGACCTCTATGTTAATGACGCTTTTGGTACCGCACATCGTGCCCATGCATCAACGGCCGGGGTAGCCCAGTTTTTACCGGCGGCAGCAGGTTTTTTGATGGAAAAGGAAATAGAAATTATGGGTAAAGCCCTTTCTGAGCCTCAACGTCCTTTTGTGGCAGTCATCGGAGGGGCGAAAGTATCGGATAAAATTGGGGTTATCCGTAACTTGTTAAACAAGGTGGATACTCTGGTTATTGGCGGTGGGATGGCCAACACCTTTCTCGTGGCTAAAGGATATTCCTTGGGCAAATCTCTGTATGAAGCAGATAAGCTAGACCTGGCCCAAGAGTTGATGAGGCAGGCGGAAGAGCAGGGTGTGAGCCTTTACCTGCCGGAAGACCTGGTGATAGCGGATAGGATGGCGGTTGATGCTTCTTCCCGGGTAGTAGCGGTGGACCAGGTTCCCGAGGAGTGGATGGCTTTGGACATAGGACCTAAGACGGCAGAGCGTTTCAGCGAGGCAATTAGAAGAGCTCAAACGGTAATTTGGAACGGACCTATGGGAGTGTTCGAACTGGAACCCTTTGCCCGGGGAACGGAAGCAGTAGCCCGGGCTATGGCCGAATCGCCGGGCACTACCATTGTAGGTGGAGGCGATTCTGTTGCGGCGGTAGAAAAGGTTGGAGTATCGGACCGGCTATCCCACATTTCCACCGGCGGAGGTGCTTCTCTAGAGTTTTTGGAAGGAAAAGAGCTACCTGGAGTAAAGGCTTTGTCTGATAAGTAA
- the whiA gene encoding DNA-binding protein WhiA, which produces MSFSQKVKNELARKLSPRKCCQLAELAGLIRMDGTVQIRGKEDIGILVSTENAAVARKIFTLTKKLFKIRAEIVVRRGVRPRKNNTYMVKIFSQPEVKALLQILGIDGETGGLGSDYWNPKVAKDFCCSKAYLRGIFLGGGSVSDPEGNYHLEIVTADEFHARKIKDIISRFNLQPKVARRKEWYVIYFKESEQIIGFLNVVGAYSALLKFEDVRIRKDMRNRVNRLVNCETANLNKTINASLRQLENINYIQQAVGLESLPRSLREIAELRLRYPDISLKELGQLLTPPVGKSGVNHRMRKLEKIAEELRKGSWQQK; this is translated from the coding sequence ATGTCTTTTTCCCAAAAGGTTAAAAATGAACTTGCCCGCAAGCTTTCACCAAGGAAATGTTGTCAACTGGCTGAGCTAGCAGGGTTAATCCGCATGGATGGAACAGTTCAAATACGGGGGAAAGAGGATATAGGAATTTTAGTCTCCACTGAAAACGCTGCGGTGGCCCGTAAAATATTTACTTTAACCAAGAAGTTATTTAAAATCCGAGCGGAGATTGTAGTAAGAAGGGGAGTTCGTCCCCGTAAAAATAATACCTACATGGTAAAAATTTTTTCCCAGCCGGAAGTAAAGGCCTTACTTCAAATTTTAGGTATCGACGGGGAGACCGGCGGTTTAGGAAGCGATTATTGGAACCCGAAGGTAGCTAAGGATTTTTGTTGTAGCAAAGCGTATCTCAGGGGTATATTTCTTGGAGGGGGTTCTGTCAGTGATCCAGAAGGGAATTATCACCTGGAAATAGTAACGGCAGATGAATTTCATGCCCGTAAAATAAAGGACATTATTAGCCGGTTTAACCTCCAACCTAAGGTTGCCCGGCGTAAGGAATGGTATGTAATTTATTTTAAAGAAAGCGAACAGATTATTGGTTTTTTAAATGTGGTAGGAGCTTATTCCGCTCTGCTTAAATTTGAAGATGTTCGTATCCGTAAGGATATGCGCAACCGAGTCAACCGGCTGGTCAACTGTGAAACTGCCAATCTTAACAAGACGATTAATGCTTCCTTGCGACAACTGGAAAATATAAATTATATTCAACAAGCTGTAGGCCTGGAAAGTTTACCTCGTAGTTTGCGGGAGATTGCAGAATTGCGCCTGCGTTATCCCGACATTAGTCTAAAAGAGTTGGGACAGCTTTTGACTCCTCCGGTAGGAAAATCGGGAGTTAATCATAGAATGCGTAAACTGGAAAAAATAGCTGAAGAATTAAGAAAAGGTAGCTGGCAGCAGAAATGA
- a CDS encoding DUF1405 domain-containing protein, whose product MRKKLVSALRDPFQSWFVQLLLVINLPGALLGYLWYVRQLQETPFIYWPVVPDSPLSATFFSLTLLFWWFGKRVPVLELIAFCSVIKYGIWAGVIILSYWFSGGSQSYMEWLLLISHIGMALEGFIYLRYMRPGYSEIGLTVAWLAFNDLMDYGFGLHPYLFTAGQLPLALLSAVALTGLLAAYLGLLSSRKMVFKRSS is encoded by the coding sequence ATGAGGAAGAAGTTAGTTAGCGCCCTTCGAGACCCGTTTCAGAGCTGGTTTGTTCAGTTGTTGTTGGTTATTAACCTGCCGGGCGCTCTGCTGGGTTACCTGTGGTATGTCCGCCAGTTGCAAGAGACCCCGTTCATTTATTGGCCGGTGGTTCCGGACAGCCCGCTGTCGGCCACTTTTTTCAGTTTGACTTTGTTGTTTTGGTGGTTCGGGAAAAGGGTTCCCGTCTTGGAGTTGATTGCTTTCTGTAGTGTTATTAAATACGGAATCTGGGCCGGGGTAATCATTCTCTCATACTGGTTTTCCGGGGGTTCCCAAAGTTACATGGAATGGTTGTTGTTGATTTCCCACATAGGTATGGCTCTGGAAGGGTTTATTTACCTTCGCTACATGCGGCCCGGTTACTCGGAAATAGGATTGACTGTTGCCTGGTTGGCCTTCAATGATTTGATGGATTACGGCTTTGGATTGCACCCTTATCTTTTCACTGCCGGGCAGTTACCCTTGGCATTGCTTTCCGCTGTAGCTCTTACCGGATTGTTAGCTGCTTATCTCGGATTATTGAGTTCGAGGAAGATGGTGTTCAAGCGTAGTTCTTGA
- the tpiA gene encoding triose-phosphate isomerase, with the protein MRKPIIAGNWKMHKTGAEAKQLVEELKELIAGVEDVEIVVCPPFTALETVTELCRGTNLTVGAQNMHWEKEGAYTGEISGQMLKYLGCRYVIVGHSERRQYFGETNETVNKKVKAALSCGLYPIVCVGETLEQREAGITAEVCRKQVEEGLASLKDDQVSRVVVAYEPVWAIGTGRTASARDAEEVISYIRSVVAGMYGEKAAGEMRIQYGGSVKPDNIKELMEQPNIDGALVGGASLKAQSFAQIVRFEG; encoded by the coding sequence GTGCGTAAGCCCATAATAGCCGGAAACTGGAAAATGCACAAAACCGGTGCAGAGGCGAAACAATTGGTAGAGGAATTAAAGGAATTAATAGCCGGGGTTGAGGACGTAGAGATAGTAGTATGCCCTCCTTTTACCGCTTTGGAGACGGTGACTGAATTATGTCGCGGTACAAACTTGACCGTTGGGGCTCAAAACATGCATTGGGAAAAAGAAGGGGCTTATACCGGAGAAATTTCCGGCCAAATGCTCAAGTACCTGGGCTGCCGGTACGTGATAGTGGGGCATTCGGAAAGAAGACAATATTTCGGGGAAACCAATGAAACGGTCAACAAAAAGGTGAAAGCGGCATTAAGCTGCGGTTTATACCCCATCGTTTGTGTTGGGGAGACGTTGGAACAGAGAGAAGCGGGTATAACAGCAGAGGTCTGCCGGAAACAGGTTGAGGAAGGTTTGGCTTCCTTGAAGGACGACCAGGTTTCCAGGGTGGTTGTAGCTTACGAACCGGTTTGGGCCATAGGTACCGGCAGAACGGCATCGGCTCGGGATGCGGAAGAGGTTATCAGCTATATCCGGTCGGTGGTAGCCGGGATGTATGGAGAAAAAGCTGCTGGGGAGATGCGAATTCAATACGGGGGAAGTGTAAAACCGGACAATATTAAAGAACTGATGGAACAACCCAATATCGACGGGGCCTTGGTGGGAGGAGCTAGTCTTAAGGCCCAGTCCTTTGCACAGATTGTTCGATTTGAAGGATAA
- a CDS encoding acyltransferase has protein sequence MRNYKRYSLPGDKNALQYWTKIVSPWKVMRNFAVIQFCRYSPSLKLKNILYRNLLGLKIGKNVSVGLMAMFDIFFPELIVLGDNVTIGYNCTILCHEFLRHEYRLGKVIIGANATIGANTTILPGVTVGEGAIVSACSLVNKDVPAYTMVGGVPARSIGTVSRSKGETKHEEEVS, from the coding sequence ATGAGAAATTACAAGAGATATTCTCTGCCGGGAGATAAAAATGCCTTGCAGTACTGGACTAAAATTGTTAGTCCCTGGAAGGTTATGCGCAATTTTGCCGTCATTCAGTTCTGTCGCTATTCACCTTCTTTAAAGCTAAAAAATATTCTGTACCGCAACCTTCTAGGCCTCAAGATCGGCAAAAATGTATCGGTGGGCTTGATGGCCATGTTTGATATTTTTTTCCCCGAACTGATTGTTTTGGGAGACAATGTTACGATAGGATATAATTGTACTATTTTATGTCATGAATTTCTAAGGCATGAATACCGGCTGGGGAAAGTGATAATTGGCGCCAATGCAACTATCGGGGCCAACACTACTATTCTTCCCGGGGTTACCGTCGGTGAGGGAGCAATTGTATCCGCCTGTTCATTGGTGAATAAAGATGTTCCCGCTTATACCATGGTGGGAGGAGTGCCGGCCAGGAGTATAGGGACGGTTTCCCGGTCAAAAGGGGAGACAAAGCATGAGGAAGAAGTTAGTTAG
- the rpoN gene encoding RNA polymerase factor sigma-54 has protein sequence MRMGYGLTLEQTQKLIMTPELRQAIVILQLSTLELAEYLQQAVLENPVLEIKDEMQEDEEASDGAVEDKFDLDWQEYFEDGSDLGYVPQPREEKDEFSYEHFLTQAPTLHDHLMFQLHLSRVPEKIRRLGEFLIGNIDEEGYLQTSTEEVARHFNTSEAEVEEALKLVQGFDPPGVGARNLIECLLIQLKDLGHYQPEAEKIIKFYLKDLAEGRINKIAQELEVSPRKIQEIADQIKQLDPKPGRKFGSPNDVRYVIPDVVIEKVGGEFVVLVNDTLTPRLGINPVYKNLLQAGASCDDTTRKFLERRLNSAVWIIRSIEQRRLTLYRVVNCIVEFQREFLEKGIKYLKPLNLRQVAEVLGMHESTVSRATANKYVQTPQGVFELKFFFASGLESMAGNSISAESIKRTIRELIEKEDPRRPLTDQEIAKILAQQGIKIARRTVAKYRDELGILSALKRKRY, from the coding sequence ATGCGGATGGGTTACGGCCTGACCTTAGAACAAACTCAAAAATTGATTATGACTCCCGAGTTAAGGCAGGCCATCGTTATTCTACAACTATCGACGCTAGAGTTGGCGGAATATTTACAGCAGGCGGTTTTGGAAAATCCGGTCCTGGAAATCAAGGATGAGATGCAGGAGGATGAGGAAGCCTCTGATGGGGCTGTGGAAGATAAATTTGACCTCGATTGGCAGGAATATTTTGAGGACGGCAGCGACCTGGGATATGTTCCCCAACCGAGGGAAGAAAAGGATGAGTTTTCTTACGAACATTTTTTGACCCAGGCCCCGACTCTGCATGACCACCTCATGTTCCAGCTTCACCTGTCTCGGGTGCCGGAAAAAATTCGGCGCCTCGGAGAGTTTTTGATCGGTAACATCGATGAAGAGGGTTACCTGCAGACTTCTACCGAAGAGGTCGCCCGGCATTTTAATACTTCCGAAGCGGAAGTGGAAGAAGCTCTTAAATTGGTGCAGGGTTTTGATCCTCCCGGAGTGGGGGCCCGGAACTTGATTGAATGTTTATTGATCCAGCTAAAGGATCTCGGACATTACCAGCCGGAGGCAGAAAAAATAATAAAATTTTATCTTAAAGACCTTGCCGAGGGGCGTATTAATAAAATTGCCCAGGAGCTTGAAGTGAGCCCGCGCAAGATACAGGAAATTGCCGATCAGATTAAACAGCTAGATCCCAAACCGGGCCGGAAATTTGGCAGCCCAAACGATGTCCGATACGTGATACCGGATGTAGTGATCGAAAAAGTGGGCGGTGAATTTGTTGTCCTGGTCAATGATACGCTCACACCCAGATTGGGGATTAATCCTGTTTACAAAAATTTGCTTCAGGCAGGCGCGAGTTGTGACGATACAACCAGGAAGTTTCTGGAACGTCGTTTAAATTCGGCAGTTTGGATTATTAGGAGTATAGAACAGCGAAGGCTTACCCTATACCGGGTAGTAAACTGTATAGTGGAGTTTCAACGGGAATTTTTAGAAAAAGGTATTAAATATTTAAAACCTTTGAACCTGCGTCAGGTGGCGGAAGTCCTGGGAATGCATGAATCTACAGTGAGCAGGGCTACGGCAAATAAGTATGTGCAGACTCCCCAGGGAGTCTTTGAATTGAAATTTTTCTTTGCCAGTGGACTGGAAAGTATGGCCGGTAATTCTATTTCGGCAGAGAGTATCAAACGAACGATCCGGGAACTAATTGAAAAGGAGGATCCTCGAAGACCTCTTACCGATCAAGAAATCGCCAAGATCCTTGCACAACAAGGCATTAAAATAGCCCGGAGGACAGTAGCTAAATACCGGGACGAATTAGGTATACTTTCCGCTTTAAAAAGAAAGCGTTATTAG
- the eno gene encoding phosphopyruvate hydratase encodes MTIITDVVGREILDSRGNPTVEVDVYLESGVVGRAAVPSGASTGAHEALELRDGDKERFLGKGVRKAVENINEVISPEVVGMDAIDQNGIDRLLLELDGTPNKGKLGANAILGVSLAVAKAAANALGLPLYQYIGGVNARELPVPMMNILNGGKHADNNVDIQEFMIMPVGTDTFPEALRMGVEVFHHLRGVLKEKGLNTAVGDEGGFAPNLSSNEEALDVIMEAIGRAGYKPGEDILLALDVAATELYDDGKYVFPGQGITRTSEELIDFYSRLVEQYPIISIEDGLAEDDWEGWRQLTEKLGKKIQLVGDDLFVTNTERLAKGISSGTANAILIKVNQIGTLTETLEAIEMAKRAGYTAVVSHRSGETEDTTIAHIAVATNAGQIKTGAPSRTDRVAKYNELLRIAEELDYLALYRGRQAFYNLSSPNY; translated from the coding sequence ATGACGATCATTACTGACGTGGTAGGTCGGGAAATTTTAGATTCTAGAGGAAACCCTACCGTAGAGGTAGATGTCTATCTGGAAAGTGGAGTTGTAGGGAGAGCAGCGGTACCTTCCGGAGCCTCTACTGGGGCGCATGAGGCGCTGGAGTTAAGAGACGGTGACAAAGAGCGTTTCTTGGGGAAAGGCGTCCGCAAGGCAGTAGAGAATATTAACGAGGTTATTTCCCCCGAGGTTGTAGGCATGGACGCTATAGACCAGAACGGGATTGACCGCCTGCTGTTAGAGCTGGATGGGACTCCTAATAAAGGTAAGTTGGGTGCCAACGCTATCTTGGGGGTTTCCTTGGCCGTGGCTAAAGCTGCCGCCAACGCACTGGGGTTACCGCTCTATCAATATATAGGAGGAGTCAACGCGCGGGAACTCCCGGTACCTATGATGAACATTTTAAACGGAGGCAAACATGCGGACAATAACGTGGATATCCAGGAATTCATGATCATGCCTGTGGGCACAGATACCTTCCCGGAAGCCTTGAGGATGGGGGTAGAAGTATTTCACCATCTCCGGGGAGTGCTAAAGGAAAAAGGTTTGAACACGGCGGTAGGTGACGAAGGCGGTTTTGCCCCTAATCTCAGCTCCAATGAAGAAGCCCTGGACGTAATCATGGAGGCTATAGGGAGGGCTGGGTATAAACCGGGAGAAGATATATTGCTGGCCTTGGATGTAGCCGCCACCGAGCTTTATGATGATGGGAAATACGTTTTCCCCGGGCAGGGTATAACCCGGACTTCGGAAGAACTAATTGATTTCTATAGCCGGCTGGTAGAACAGTATCCCATAATTTCCATCGAAGATGGCCTGGCGGAAGATGACTGGGAGGGATGGCGCCAGCTGACGGAAAAACTAGGCAAGAAAATACAACTGGTAGGCGACGATCTTTTTGTCACCAATACGGAGAGACTGGCGAAAGGGATTTCCAGCGGTACGGCTAACGCGATTCTTATCAAGGTAAACCAAATAGGAACTCTTACCGAGACTCTGGAAGCCATCGAAATGGCCAAGCGGGCAGGTTACACCGCAGTAGTTTCTCACCGGTCCGGAGAGACGGAAGACACCACTATTGCTCATATTGCCGTAGCCACTAATGCCGGACAAATAAAGACCGGTGCTCCTTCCCGTACCGACCGGGTGGCCAAGTACAATGAATTGCTTCGTATAGCCGAAGAATTGGATTATCTGGCTCTGTACCGCGGCAGGCAGGCTTTCTATAATCTTTCTTCGCCAAATTATTAA